TGAGCCTGATACCAATATGCAGTTTTTGTCCTCTAGAATGCGAACAATTTTTAAGTTTTGTACGGTGACGCGTTCCACACCATAGTGACCAGGCATTTTTTTGTTTTTATAAACCAAGCCTGGAGAAGTTGAGTTACCAATGGAACCCCCGTGTCTGAACATTTCATGGGTACCGTGAGTGCGGCTTTGTCCACCCATGTTCCAGCGCTTGAATACCCCTGTAAAACCTCGCCCTTTGGTTAAACCAGAAACGTCAATTTTTTGACCTTCTTCAAACACATCCGCAATGTTGACGGTTTGACCTTCTTCATATTTGGCCAATTCTTCTTCATCAACGCGGAACTCACGAACAAACTTTTTAGGTGTGGTTCCTGCTTTTTTAAAATTGGCAATGTCTGCTTTATTGCTATGCTTGTCTTTTTTCTCCAAAAAGCCTAATTTAACAGCATTATAGCCATCCTTATCCATGGTTTTTTTCTGTAAGACCACACATGGACCAGTTTCAATAATACTCACCGGCACGCGTTTTTCAGATTTTTCATCGTTAACTTGTGTCATGCCAATACGACGGCCCAACAAGCCTAAAGGCTTAATTCTTTTTACTTCTTTGCTCATTTTTTCTGCTCCTGTCTTAGGGGAATAATCCATTTGCGAACACAAATGCCCAGCGCCCCAGATTTGTGGACGTATATAGTACAAAGCACTCATGAATGCAAGGTCTAATTATTACTAAGATTTTTAATTTTTTAGCGCTTTTTTTGCTCTCAATTAGTTTCCAGAGCATTATTTTATGGAACATCGTGCTTGTGATAATAAAAATCAGGTTCGCATACCCTATCGAATATCATGGTGATTACACACATAAAAAGAGCGCTTTTAATACGATAAAAGCGCTCTTTTTAAACAATTCTGTTGTGTTTTTGTATTAGAATTCAGACACTGCTACGTGAAGCAATGTCCCCTCACTAACGTTACATTGCTCAAGCTGGTTTATAGTTTCAACAATACATGACCCGTTCCAATTGTAGGCGTTATATTCCCCATTATCAACACTTAGATAGTTTGTTACTGTTGCAACATCTCTTGTATATTCAAAATAACACGTTTCACCTGGATCACAAACAATGCTTATGTACTGAGAGGCCTCTGTTGTCATGATTAACCTCACACTATTAGATGTTGCATTATCTACAGTGAGTAGTGTTTTGCCATTGCTTTCTAAGCTGGCCAAATAACTTGGGCTGATATCTTCTGAATTCATTTTTCTATATTTTAGCCCCTCTGTATCTGCACAAGAAACCATAAACCCTGCCATTAATATCAAACATAATACTTTAATTTTCATTTCATTCTCCTTTGAAAAATTCATTTCGTTACAGAAATCAATTTAGCAAGAAAACATGAACTTAAAATGAACCTAAAACTTATTGTTTTTAATGCCGTGTTAATTGTAAAGCGATATTATTATTACGTGGGCTCAAAATCTTTTATTCGCATTGACCCGGTATATCCGTGATCAAATACAAGTCTCCTTGAGGATAATCTTGAGCTATACTTTGAAAACTCTGCAATTGCTGAACATCGTTGATGGTCCACACACCCACCTGTTCACCGTTGGCCAAACGCTTTTTCACATTATCTATAGAGATTGCAGCTTCCAAAAGATTATCTTCTACGATGTTACCGCCTTGTTCAACCACATCTTTACCAAAATTCCACACATCTTTGAATATTTTAGGTGCATCGGCAAGCTGCTCATCACCAAATTTAGCAATGTCATCAGTCACATGGCCCACACTTTGATAAAAATCTGTCACTTGTTGACGCGAGTTTTCTATGTTTGGATCAGGAAAAAAGAAATCAATACCATCAAAATCATTTTTGTAACCAAAAGGTACCAGAGTCTTCTTTTGCATGTTTTGAACGGCAAGGTGGTGCAAAGCTACCCCTAAACCTCTAAACTGTTCCAAAATTTTTTCATCAAATGAGCTGATGACCACTTGGTCTGTGGGCATTCTCTGAATCAAAGCTTTAAGCTTTTCTAAATCATGAGTTATGTTTGCTGGTAAATCCTTAAACTCTAAAAATATCTTTCCTGAGTAAGTGCCTTCAATCAGTAAATCTACAACTTGTGGTAAAGTAGGAATGTATTCACCATTGGCCAATTGACACAGATTCATACCATCTTTCCAATTTTGTTCTGCTATTTTGGTATCCGCTTCTACCGCGCAGGTTTGGGCAATGGTTTGACCCAAACGACTGTCATGGAAGATAATAGGCATTTTGTCTTTGGTAAACCGTATATCAATTTCCAAACCATCCATCGTTTCACGGATCACTTGATCAATTGCTGATAATGAATTTTCTGGAACATCTTCAGAATGAAAACCACGGTGTGCAATACAATAAGATTTAGCATATAGAGAGGTAGACAACATTCCTAAGGCTAAAAATAAACATGGACACATCCATTTAGAATATGCTTTTTTCATATGCCCTACCTACCCTTAAATAACGCAAAAAGTCAAACTGACTTTTTTAAAACCTTGAGACTTGGGCATTGATCGCACTGATTATGATTATTTAGAGTTGTTCACATTGATAATACAATAAAAAAAAGGGCTTGGTGACTACACCAAACCCTTTTTTTAAATGAAATAGACCTTCTTTTACATGGCTGTGCCGGAATCACCACATAAAGAACCTGGAATACCTCTTAACTCAGGCTCAGCACCAGAAACCAAACACCACACACTTGCAAAGTCCCAACTTGCCAAAGCTGCTGATGTTCCATCAATTAAAGTGCTGATGCCTGCAACCCCAGTGGCACCAGTTTGGGTCTCATCACACATGCTGCAGGTTGTTGTTGTATCATAAATACTGTTATTGATAGTTACACCCAAAAGGTCACCCACAATTTCACCTCCGTCAGTAGCAGTCACGGCAACATCTGAAGAAGCAAACACATTACTAACACTCATGGATGCTTTAATACCAGAACCTGCAACAACGCCACCTACATGATCATTTGCCTGAACACTTGATGTACTGATATAAGAACGATTGATACTCGAGTCACCACTAATTCCAACCAAACCACCTACGCCCGCATCGGCAACATTGATGGTAGCATCTTGTACATAGCTATCAAGAAGATCTCCAGCAAATAAAACACCCACGATACCACCATAAAAATCACCATCTGTTGAGTTTATCATTAAACCTTTAACCGCAGCATAACGAATATCTGAGTCAAACGCCACACCAACCAAACCACCAATAGCTTCATAGGATGTGGTTAAATCAATATTAATTCCTACAGCATAGTTTAAGGTGCATGAATCCATAGAACCAATCATACCACCTAAAGCTGAATTGAAATCATCATCATTTAAGGTAACATCTTCAACACTGACGTGCTCAATGCTACCACTTGACTCACACGCACCCACCAAAGCTCCTGTATCACCAATACCATAACCAAAGTTGGCAATATCAACATTTTTCAAATGAACATTCTCAATGCTTGCACCACTGATATAACCAAACACACCATAATACGGGTCTGATGGCACAAAGTTAAAATTTTCAATGCTATGGTTTTGACCATCGTAACTGCCTGTAAACTGAGTCATGTTGTTGCCAATGGGTACCATAAAACCATCTTCCATATCCAAATCACACATTTGCTGATAGTGCTTGTCCCAGTCAACTTCGGCTCCAGATGCCTGCATCGACAATAATTGTGCAGGGGTATAAATAAGGTACGGATCACCCATAGTTCCAGATCCTTCTGCACTATAACTGGTATACGCCAGTTGATCTTCAGAAGCACAGCTTTCACTGGCTGGAGGATTAAAATTGGTGACCTGAAACCCAGCACACGATGCCAGAAACAGTCCTAAGATGACGCCTAAATATTTTTTCATTCTGCTAAACCCTCATAATTAAAGTGTTATTAATATCAATTTGCTGATGGTATAGCTTATATTCCAAAAGTAAAATTTATGCCGCAGTTTATCTAAAATAAATTTCACATATCGATATACATGAACTCTGGGACATCTAACTATGGCCTGTTTTTGTATGCTTTTATGCTCTATAGAAAAAAATTTGCACTTCTCACAACAACTTACTCTTACTTAAATCATTGATTTCATCACGCAACTTGGCGGCTTTTTCAAATTCTAAATTTTCTGCTGCTTGTAACATCTGTTTTTTTAAGGATTGAATGCTTTTATCAATTTCAGCATCACTTTTGTACTGTGCTTTTTTCTCGTGCAGCCTATCCAGTTCTACATAATCCGCAGCAAACAAGTGCCCCAAGGGTGAGTCAATATTTTTTAAGATGGTTTTGGGGGTAATGCCGTGCTCTTTATTATACTCCAACTGAATCTTGCGTCTTCTGTAGGTTTCATCCATGGCTTTTTGCATGGAACCGGTAACATGATCTGCATACATGATCACTCTGCCTTCAACATTTCTGGCCGCACGACCAAAGGTCTGAATCAAGCTGGTTTCTGAACGCAAAAAACCTTCTTTATCTGCATCCAAAATGGCCACCAGGGACACTTCCGGCAAATCCAAACCTTCACGCAAAAGATTGATCCCTACCAGTACATCAAACTTACCTTTACGCAAATCGGTTAAAATTTCTACCCGTTCAATGGTTTTGATATCGGAGTGCAGATATTTTACCCGCACACCTATTTCAGCATAATAATCGGTTAACTCTTCTGCCATGCGCTTGGTTAAGGTGGTGACCAAGACGCGCTCATTTTTTTCAGCCCTTATACGCACTTCTTCCAATAAATCATCCACTTGCGTTGCAACCGGTCTAATTTCAATCTCAGGGTCTACCAAGCCGGTTGGCCGTATAATTTGTTCTACTACTTCACCTTGGGTTTTTTCCAACTCGTACTTACCCGGTGTAGCAGAAACATACACCACCTGTTTTTTAAAGGCTTCAAACTCTTCCCCGGTCATCGGCCGGTTATCTAAGGCAGAAGGTAGCCTAAACCCATGTTCAACCAAGGTGGTTTTACGGCTTCTATCGCCTTTGAACATAGCACCAATTTGTGGCATGCTGACATGACTTTCATCAATCACGCACAGCATATCTTTTGGAAAATAATCCAATAAGGTTGGTGGACGTTGACCGGGATTGGCTCCGGTAATATGGCGGGTGTAATTTTCTATGCCCTGACAAAAACCCATTTCTTCCATCATTTCAATGTCATAATAGGTTCTTTGTTCTAAGCGCTGCGCTTCTACCAATTTATTCAGTTCTTTAAGCTGTTGCAAACGCTCTCTTAACTCTACTTTAATGGTGCCTATAGCTCTATTAATAGTTTCTTTGGGTGTAGCAAAGTGACTTCCTGGATAAATAGAAATTGCAGGCAATTCACCCAAAACATGGCCGGTGACCGGATCAACTTCAACAATACTTTCAACTTCATCGCCAAAAAAAGAAAAGCGAATGGCTTTCTTTTCTTCGTGCGCTGGAAAGACTTCGACATTATCTCCACGCACTCTAAAACAGCCACGCCAAAAATCAATGTCATTGCGCTCATACTGAATATCAATCAAGTTTCTTAAAAAATCATCTCTATCCAACTCCTGTCCTTGGTGTACCGGTATAAGCTGCGCTTGATACTCTTCTGGTGTACCCAGGTTATAAATACAAGAAACCGATGCCACAACGATAGTATCTCTACGGGTTAAAATAGAACGCGTGGCGGAGTGTCTTAATTTATCTATCTCTTCATTAATTCGTGCATCTTTTTCTATGAAGGTATCTGATGATGGAATATAAGCCTCTGGCTGATAATAATCATAATAACTGACAAAGTATTCCACAGCGTTGTTGGGGAAAAAGCCTTTAAACTCACTGTACAATTGTGCCGCCAAGGTTTTATTGTGGGCAATGATCAAGGTGGGCCGTTCCAATTGAGCAATAACATTGGCCATGGTAAAGGTCTTCCCCGAACCAGTCACCCCTAAAAGAATTTGGTGATCTTCTCCTGATTGAATACTCTGGGTAAGCTTTTCAATGGCTTGCGGTTGATCCCCTTGCGGTTGAAATGATGTATCGAGTTGAAATAAGCTCATAAACGGGTTAGCTATATCATGTTTATGTGGCAGCGTACACAGACAACTGCCTTATAAAAAACTGACTTATCCCCTAACTGTTTTGCGCTGATTTAAGCCCAAGCAAGGTACCTGTCTCTTTTCTAGCGTCCTCATCTATTTGCAGAAAAAAGACTTGGCTTTCATTGTGTAAAATAAGTTGGTTGTCTGCACCTTTGGTGATGGTTTCAACAGTAAGGGGTATAGTCAGCTCACCCTCTTGTGCATTCCATGAATAACTTTCTTCCTTAGTTACTGGATCAAACGTCGTCACCATATCATAGTAAGTGTTTTTTTTGTTGGCTGCTTTGTATTGAACAAAGTATCTCGAGTAGCTCGCATTGTTACTTACCATCAAATCAACCTTATCATCATTAGAGACAGTCCAATCAATTCCCGTCTGACTGTTACCCAAATAAGACCGATTATCTTGAGTTAAAAAAATAAAATCATAAAAATCATCAATGTTTTCTTCCTCTGGGAAAATGCTTTCAATGGGTGAAATTCCAGATAAGGTTGCTACGCGTGTTTTATCGCCGTCAAACATCGCATTTGCTGTTGGCTGAATATACAGTGAAATCAGTTTATTTTGCTCTGTATTGCTTAAAGCAATGTACGCTCTATCGCCAACAACTGCAATATCTTTAATGTTAAACTGATCTGCGATTAATAAAAACTCCTCGCTTGAAAGTAGATCTCCTTTGATTGCGCCACTATCACTATTAAAATTCAACTTAACATATTGGTTTGAAAAGGAGTTACCTGCACTTAACATGCTGTCGCTGACAATAAACATATGGTTTTCATGCATGCCTATATGGCAATTCATCATGTGTTCAAGATCAACCTCTAAGGTAGCCAATACCGACCAGGTTTTTAGATTATCACGACTGATATTTACACTTCCTTGATTGCTGGTTGAGTCATAACTCAAAACCACAGCCACATCATCACGCTGCCCAGCACATAAAACCTTGTCGCCTTCTAATGCCGGTATAGCATTCGTGGCCAGTGCATCTTCTTCATCTATTATTTCTTCTTCAAGAGCCGGCACATCAATCACAAAGCTTTCTTTAATAACAATTTTTTCTTGTTTATCTTGTACTTTTACATAAACATAGGCCTTATGTGCTTCTTCACTGTCACGCATTAACTTAAGCTTCATGCCTGACTTGCCTTGTTCTGCATCTTCCCAATCCAAACTTGCAATATCGGCATCGGCTTCTAACAAAGCTTCTTTGTTCCATTTATAAAAAATTGTATAGCTTTCTGAACTATCTGTATTCTTTAAACTAAAGCTAACTTCAACATGGTCACTGTTGACTGTTTCCGTTTTTTCTAAAGCCATTGTTTTAGATTTGTTTGAGGTATCTGACCCTTCTGTCACTTGATCGTTATTGGTTTTTTTCTTGGTATTGCCACTACCGGGTACTTTAGGTTTGCTCGCACAATAACTCAACATACAACACAATAATAGAACACCTGACATGTGAAATAATCTATAGGCCTTAATCATCATTACGCACAGCGTTGTAACATATCTAGAGCCTATAAAACAAGAAAAAACAAATTGACATATAGCGTAAAAAAGATACTAAACCCTGTATATCAAGTAATTGTTAATTTAATTAACTTAAGGACAGCAACCATGAAAAAAATCATTTTTAGTATTCTTGTCGCCTTTACTGTTCAAATACAGCAAGCTCAGGCAGGCATTATACCCTTGTACCGATTATTACAACTTTCCATCAATTCTATACACGCAGGAATTGATTCTGGTAAATTTGATAAGATAGCAGCTTCAAAAATTGTTATTCAGCTGACCACTGCGCAGGATGTTGCCAAGATTCAACTCTCAGATGATAAAGTCATGCTTGAAAATGACATGAAGTACACCTTTTATCTGCCCTCAGAGCAAAAAAAATGCACCTACTACCCAGTACGTATACCGAGTGTTATGGGTTGCGGCACAAATGCACTGCACAAAGATGTATTTCATGTTGATTGTGTAAATTTTAACGATTTAGATCAACGCGCTTATACTGAGTCTCATCCGGATTTGATCAACGCATCACTTGGAATTCTTGAAAGCATTTACAATAGTGCCTATCTACCTCAAACACCCTTTCTAAATGAAAATTCAGATTCCCTAGGTATTAACAATCAATTAGATAGTTTGGTTGGCAACGTATACATGACGGATGCGAATGATAACTTGATGCTTGATATTGTTAACTATTACAACTCTAGAGATCGTCAGTACATTGATGCCATTGAAATACAATACTTTCCCAATAACGATTTTCCCATAATGGTCAGCATCAATGGTCAGTCCGATGTATGTAGAGCCTCTGCAGATATGAGCTCAGAAATTCATGCGGTATCTTGCAAAAATGTCCGTCCATAAAGATTAGACCTTTGCTTTTATGAAGTTAAATACAAAAATATTGAATTTGCTTTTAACAAGCAAGCTGAGTTTATTTTGTCTCTTGTACAGCTCCATCAGCTTTGCGCAGCAATTTACCCTCAACGACTTTTCTAATATTTTACCGCATCCTTACAAAAGTCATACGCAAGCTCAACATGACATTGCCAACAGTTACTTGTTTGCTAAAGATATTTTACCCCAGCGTATTCTTCAACAAATCAAACCTTTAAACTTAGACTTAAACAGCACCAAATTGATAGCCTATCGTTTTACCTGTAAAGAAACCAAAACCAGCCCCGATTGCATGCAACCTGAGCTGCGTCTTATTTTACAAGCTTTCTCAGAAGACACACGCTCTAAAAGCTTTAAATCTGAAGATCAAGCCATTCACTTATTTTACAGTCTTAGTCCAAAAATATTTAAACAACTCTTATTAGATCATGCACAACTTAGAACAATCAAACATGATAAGGCAATGACCATTGTTGCGGACCAAAACTTAGCGCAAATGGACAACTTTAATACAGTGCCGTTTAACTTAGATTATTTAATGCGTTTAAATACTTTGCTTAAACAAACCCTTGACGAGCATGGAAATTTGTACAAATTGACTTTTCTTAGAACGGATGAATCAGAATACAAAAAAGGCTATCAAGTCACCACCCATCTAAAGTGGTTTTTAGGCGCTTATGCGGTAGAAAACAACATCATCAGCAAAAAATTACCGTTTATCGTTGCTCATGGACAAGAATTTGAAACGCTGGATGCAAAAAACAATGTCTTCTTTGATCCTGTTGGCATAGAATCCATGTTTAATGGCTTGGGTGATTCTGATCTGCTTTTACCCATGTTTTACAAAACAGACTGGGAAAACTCTGACCTGGTCAAAAGAATTAAAACTTTGAATCATAACTTAACGACTTTAGAAGATCCTTCACAGGGCAGTGCCGAACGTTTCAGTTGTTTATCCTGTCATGCTGGCGCTCCTTTAAACTTAGGCCTAAGGCATGTTTTAAGTGCACAAAAGGCCCCTGAAAGTAGGTACCTAGAAGACTACGCACCGTATTTAAAACCTTATGAAGAAAGCAACCTGCCAGAAAAAGAATTGTCTTCCTTACATTTGTTCAGCTATGTTGCCATGCAACCGGTCATCAGCCAAGTGCTGATTAATCAAACGGTGTATACGCGTAATATTATAGAACAACTTTATTTTTAGTTATCCTCATTGGTTTTATAGTTTCATCAAGCATTTTTTATGAAATATGAAGACCTTGAAGGCGCCAGCCCCTAGTTTTTTATTAAAAGGTATCAAAAGGTAGGGCCTAGCTTTTGATATTTGCTGCTTCACCCCCTGCGAATAAAATAACGAAATTAACCGCTTAAAGCTTTACACTCCAGCTTGTTCCTTCTGGTGAATCCTCTATTTGGATGCCTTTGGCGTCTAGTTGATCACGGATGCTGTCTGAGGTTTTAAAATCTTTATTTGCTCTGGCTTGTGCTCTTAGGGCAATTTGTTGTTCTACCCATGTGGCATCAATAGCATAGTTTTTTTCATACCAGCTTTGATATTCTTCTTTGCTTAACTGTAAAAGTCCCAAAACATTGGCCAACATCTGCAAGGTATTGGCCAGCTCTTGCTGATCACGCTCATCTTCTGCTTTATACACGGCCTTGGTCACAGCGTGTAAAGTGGCCATGGCTTTGGGTGTATTGAAGTCTTCATCCATGGCTTGTTGAAATTCATTAAGATATTCGTGGTTGATTCGCTTACCCTTTACAAAGTCTAAGGCTTTATACATGCGGTTTAAATTTCTGGCCGCTTCACTCACACCGTCTAAAGAAAACTCAATGGGATGCCGGTAATGTGTGGACATAAAATACAATTTTAAAGCTTCTGGATGCACTTGCTTGATCAAATTCTTAATGGTGGTGATGTTGCCCAATGATTTGGACATTTTTTCATTTTTTGTGGTGACAAAACCATTGTGCAACCAATATTTGGCAAATGGCTTTTCAGTGCAGGCTTCTGTTTGCGCAATTTCATTTTCATGATGTGGAAAAATCAAATCTCTGCCACCGGCATGAATATCAATTTGTTCACCAAAAATGGCTTTGTTCATGGCAGAACATTCAATATGCCAGCCCGGACGACCCTCTCCCCACGGACTTTCCCACTTGGGCTCACCCGGCTTGGAGTGTTTCCATAAAGCAAAATCAAGTGGATTTTGTTTCTCCTCCCCTGGAGCAATACGTGCACCAGCTTGAAGTTGGTCCAACTTACGTTTGGATAACTTGCCGTAATCTTTTTGGCTATTTACAGAAAAATAAACATCGCCATTGCTGGCCACATAGGCTTTTTCTTTTTTGATCAAGGTTTCAATCATAGAAATAATTTCATTGATGACCTCACTGGCCTTAGGCTCATCGTCTGGACTTAATAAACCCAAAGCTTGCATATCAGCGTGAAAGGATTGCGTATATTTTTGTGCAATCGTTGAAAAGTCTACCGCTTCATCTTGCGCTTTCTTGATAATTTTATCGTCAATATCCGTTAGATTTCTCACATACTTCACATGATAACCCTTAAAGTTAAGATAGCGATAGACCACATCATAGGCAATATAAGCTCTAGCATGGCCAATATGAGAATGATCATAAACCGTAGGACCACAGACATACATTTTAACTTCAAAATCAGAGTGAGGAATAAATTTTCTGAGCTCACCGCTCATGCTGTCATACAAACGCATGCATATTTTTTAACATATGTCTTAGAGGCTGTCCTGTAGTTTTTCACTTGTCTTGGTTTTTGCAGCATACTCACTGCATTGTTTCACCGGCTGCGGAATGTATTTTTTGCTTAATTTGTTGCACTTTAAAAAAATAGTGTTGCGTCCCTGAACCAAGTCAGAAAAACGACAAGCATGACATAAACTTGTGGGAAAAGGCTGTATCACAATCATTTCATAGCAGAAATAAGCATAAATCAAAAGGTACAGGTACCCAAAGGTACCGGCTACCTTTGGGTACCAGGCGTGTTAACTTTCCTTATGTATGCCCTAGGCTAAGACCTTCCTGTTAAGATATATTTTTGCTTTTGCCTTGGGCTGCTTGATGTTAAAAGGATAGACTTATGTCAGCTATTTTACATCAACTTAACCCACAACAAAAAGAGGCCGTTGTACTGAATGATGCCCACTTACTTGTGGTTGCCGGCGCTGGTTCAGGCAAAACTCGGGTTTTAACCCGTAAAATAGCCTACTTGATTGAACAAGGCTTGGCCATGCCCAGTCAAATTTTGGCCATGACTTTTTCCAACAAAGCAGCCAACGAGATGAAAGAGCGCATAGGGCAGCTGCTCACCCCCTACCAACAGCCGTATTGGATTGGAACTTTTCACTCTATTTGTTTGCGTGTTTTACGTGAACACGGGCATCATATGGGCTTGGACAGTAATTTTTCTGTGTATGATACTTCTGATCAGTTGGCGGCCATCAAAAGTATTATGGCTGAACACAACATTGACCCTAAAGCCATTTCCCCCAAACTCATTGCCTACCATTTGGATCAAGCCAAAAATGAAAGCACAAAGGTGGTGTCCTACATTCAAAACAGTTTTGAACTGGGGGAACAAATCATTGGCATTATTGAAGCCTATGAAGCTTTACTGATCAAAAATCAGGCCCTGGATTTTGGTGGGCTTT
This is a stretch of genomic DNA from bacterium. It encodes these proteins:
- the uvrB gene encoding excinuclease ABC subunit UvrB, which produces MSLFQLDTSFQPQGDQPQAIEKLTQSIQSGEDHQILLGVTGSGKTFTMANVIAQLERPTLIIAHNKTLAAQLYSEFKGFFPNNAVEYFVSYYDYYQPEAYIPSSDTFIEKDARINEEIDKLRHSATRSILTRRDTIVVASVSCIYNLGTPEEYQAQLIPVHQGQELDRDDFLRNLIDIQYERNDIDFWRGCFRVRGDNVEVFPAHEEKKAIRFSFFGDEVESIVEVDPVTGHVLGELPAISIYPGSHFATPKETINRAIGTIKVELRERLQQLKELNKLVEAQRLEQRTYYDIEMMEEMGFCQGIENYTRHITGANPGQRPPTLLDYFPKDMLCVIDESHVSMPQIGAMFKGDRSRKTTLVEHGFRLPSALDNRPMTGEEFEAFKKQVVYVSATPGKYELEKTQGEVVEQIIRPTGLVDPEIEIRPVATQVDDLLEEVRIRAEKNERVLVTTLTKRMAEELTDYYAEIGVRVKYLHSDIKTIERVEILTDLRKGKFDVLVGINLLREGLDLPEVSLVAILDADKEGFLRSETSLIQTFGRAARNVEGRVIMYADHVTGSMQKAMDETYRRRKIQLEYNKEHGITPKTILKNIDSPLGHLFAADYVELDRLHEKKAQYKSDAEIDKSIQSLKKQMLQAAENLEFEKAAKLRDEINDLSKSKLL
- the rplC gene encoding 50S ribosomal protein L3 → MSALYYIRPQIWGAGHLCSQMDYSPKTGAEKMSKEVKRIKPLGLLGRRIGMTQVNDEKSEKRVPVSIIETGPCVVLQKKTMDKDGYNAVKLGFLEKKDKHSNKADIANFKKAGTTPKKFVREFRVDEEELAKYEEGQTVNIADVFEEGQKIDVSGLTKGRGFTGVFKRWNMGGQSRTHGTHEMFRHGGSIGNSTSPGLVYKNKKMPGHYGVERVTVQNLKIVRILEDKNCILVSGSVPGSNNNLLEIRDSVRYPKHKKK
- the cysS gene encoding cysteine--tRNA ligase; amino-acid sequence: MRLYDSMSGELRKFIPHSDFEVKMYVCGPTVYDHSHIGHARAYIAYDVVYRYLNFKGYHVKYVRNLTDIDDKIIKKAQDEAVDFSTIAQKYTQSFHADMQALGLLSPDDEPKASEVINEIISMIETLIKKEKAYVASNGDVYFSVNSQKDYGKLSKRKLDQLQAGARIAPGEEKQNPLDFALWKHSKPGEPKWESPWGEGRPGWHIECSAMNKAIFGEQIDIHAGGRDLIFPHHENEIAQTEACTEKPFAKYWLHNGFVTTKNEKMSKSLGNITTIKNLIKQVHPEALKLYFMSTHYRHPIEFSLDGVSEAARNLNRMYKALDFVKGKRINHEYLNEFQQAMDEDFNTPKAMATLHAVTKAVYKAEDERDQQELANTLQMLANVLGLLQLSKEEYQSWYEKNYAIDATWVEQQIALRAQARANKDFKTSDSIRDQLDAKGIQIEDSPEGTSWSVKL